One genomic segment of Bacteroidota bacterium includes these proteins:
- a CDS encoding GNAT family N-acetyltransferase — translation MKIIIRKANKADLPEVLNLIKELALYEKAPDEVTITIEELEKDGFGDQPMYEVILAESDEEEIIGMSFYYYTYSTWKGKCLYLEDIIVKEEFRGKGIGKQLFDATVLKAKEVKAKRMMWQVLDWNTPAIEFYKQKYKAEISSEWLNGRLTEEQIQHFTAN, via the coding sequence ATGAAAATCATCATCCGAAAAGCAAACAAAGCAGACCTCCCTGAGGTTTTGAATCTTATCAAGGAACTTGCTCTGTACGAAAAAGCGCCTGATGAAGTTACAATTACAATCGAAGAACTTGAAAAAGATGGTTTTGGTGATCAGCCCATGTATGAAGTTATTCTGGCAGAATCAGATGAGGAAGAAATTATTGGAATGTCATTCTATTATTATACCTACTCTACATGGAAAGGAAAATGCTTATACCTCGAGGACATAATTGTCAAAGAAGAATTCCGAGGAAAAGGAATCGGAAAACAGCTATTTGATGCTACTGTTTTAAAAGCCAAAGAGGTTAAAGCCAAACGCATGATGTGGCAAGTGCTTGATTGGAACACGCCTGCTATTGAGTTCTACAAACAAAAATACAAAGCTGAAATAAGCAGCGAATGGCTAAATGGTAGATTGACGGAAGAGCAAATACAACATTTTACGGCAAATTAA
- a CDS encoding HDIG domain-containing protein, translated as MKTRDKAITLLKKYIKMPNMINHSLASEVVMKALARHLNQDEHVWGLAGLLHDLDVEITNANPKIHGIKTAEILMQEGYDPDMIEAIKMHNEDATGLERTTLFQHALAAAETITGLVVATTLVYPDKKLASVKPKSVVKRMKEKAFAASVRRDHILECEKIGIPLPEFAVLAVDAMKEIAEEIGL; from the coding sequence ATGAAAACCCGAGACAAAGCCATAACTCTACTTAAGAAATACATCAAAATGCCAAACATGATTAACCACAGTCTGGCATCTGAAGTGGTGATGAAAGCACTTGCAAGACATTTGAATCAAGATGAACATGTGTGGGGACTTGCTGGATTGCTGCACGATCTGGATGTTGAAATTACCAATGCTAACCCTAAAATTCACGGAATAAAAACAGCTGAAATATTGATGCAAGAAGGTTATGATCCGGACATGATTGAGGCCATCAAAATGCATAATGAAGATGCAACAGGACTAGAAAGAACCACACTCTTCCAGCATGCCTTGGCTGCAGCAGAAACAATAACCGGATTAGTAGTAGCCACAACGCTGGTGTATCCCGATAAAAAACTAGCCAGTGTAAAGCCAAAGTCGGTGGTGAAACGAATGAAAGAAAAAGCCTTTGCAGCATCAGTCAGGCGAGATCATATTCTGGAGTGTGAAAAAATTGGAATTCCTTTGCCCGAATTTGCAGTATTGGCAGTTGATGCTATGAAAGAAATTGCTGAAGAAATTGGATTGTGA
- a CDS encoding DUF2007 domain-containing protein has translation MENWTTVISFTYPHEAHVANSKLVSEGLETRITDELTVQVYNFYSNAIGGVKIQVKEKDVEEALRLLKEGGFIQETEAIKSEFLLSIDSKTANIPFLGKVLIEIRIAILVLIAVIILIIPIIIFTLPNKSERLTSTTWYIDEMSLLTNDTSSSAFKNAFVASVNSYDRISFRNNGWVFLPGFNYTDVYASWSIKHNTLTISSCYLNTNERDSIIDKYNKEFNAMYAGTYKLKFKSHSLRLESDKLHIQAYDYYYRW, from the coding sequence ATGGAAAACTGGACTACTGTCATATCTTTTACCTATCCACATGAAGCTCATGTTGCCAATAGCAAACTGGTATCAGAAGGCTTAGAAACACGAATTACAGATGAACTAACCGTTCAGGTTTATAATTTTTATTCGAATGCAATTGGCGGTGTTAAAATTCAGGTTAAAGAAAAGGATGTTGAAGAAGCATTAAGACTGCTAAAGGAAGGAGGTTTCATTCAAGAAACTGAAGCTATCAAAAGTGAATTCTTGCTTTCCATTGATAGCAAAACAGCAAATATCCCATTTCTTGGAAAAGTTTTGATCGAAATAAGAATTGCGATTCTTGTTTTAATTGCAGTAATCATTTTAATTATCCCAATCATCATATTTACACTTCCAAATAAGTCAGAGCGATTAACCTCAACAACTTGGTATATTGATGAAATGAGTCTATTAACTAATGATACTTCTTCATCTGCGTTTAAAAATGCATTTGTTGCCAGCGTAAATTCATATGACAGAATTTCATTCAGAAACAATGGATGGGTTTTCCTACCTGGTTTTAACTATACGGATGTATATGCATCATGGAGTATCAAACACAATACGTTAACCATATCTTCCTGTTATCTTAATACAAATGAAAGAGATAGTATAATTGACAAGTATAACAAAGAGTTTAATGCGATGTATGCTGGAACCTATAAACTTAAATTCAAAAGCCACAGTTTACGATTAGAATCTGATAAACTACACATCCAAGCATATGATTATTATTACAGATGGTAA